From the Bradyrhizobium ontarionense genome, the window CGAGGCCCTTCTCGGCCGAGAGCAGCCGCCCCCTGACGACACGGAAGACGCCGGCGACATCGTCTGGCGCCCACCCGGCAACGGCAGCGATGACGGCGCCGGTGAGCTGTTCGATGGTCGGCAGCGCGCGCCGCGCCTTGGCGTCGCCGAGCGCCTTCACGCAGAGAATCACGGCGATGGACTCTTCCAGCACCTGCGTATGTACCGACGTTGCCGACTCGCCGCCGCGATCGTCGAAGCCGACCGGCACAACGAAGGCCGCGACCTCGCGCTGGGGCAGCGCGCCGGCGGCGATGAGCGCGGCGAGATCCGCGATGCCCTCGATGCGGTCCTTGAGGGCCGGCACGACGGCGTCGATCCGCGTAGAGACGTTGTCGACCAGCGTGGTCATGACAGCTGCCCTCCGGCGGCGAGGAAGTTCTCGACGATCGTCGTGATTGTACGCGGATCATCCTGATCGAGGCCGAGGAACGGTCGCGCCGGCATGTGGATGGTGCGCGCACCGATCATGGCCTTGCGCGCGCGGTCGGCCTTCGACGGCTTGGCGAACCGCGATCGGCCGGTGCGCTTGTTGGTCTTGAAATGCAGCACGGCCTCGCGCGCCGCCTGGTCGATGTCGCCGCCGAACTGATGGATCGCCGCATAGATGACGTTGGTGCCGACCTCGACCTGTGCCGTCGAGGCCTGGAACGTGATCGAGCGATAGAGCCGCGACGACAGGATCAGCGTCTTGCCGCCATGCTGCTTGACGCGCAGGCTCGGCGGCCAGGGCGAACCGTCCGGCGCACGCTGTTGATCGAACCGGTGATGCGTCGAGGTCACGAGCGCCAGGCCAATGTCCTCGAACATCGGCCTGGGATCGGACAGCCGGCCGATCGCCTCGGCAATGCGGCCGACGACCTTGTCCTGGCCCGCGAGGTCGATCCTGAGAAGCGCGCCGCTCATCAGATGAACCCTTTCAGGTTCTCGGGCGTCAGCGGGCGGACGCGATCGGTGGTCCGCACGCCGCTCGCGCCAGACGCCGCGGGCTCGATGCCGGCGACCGCCAACCGGACGGCGCCGCTCGCAATCTGTGAAAGCATCTTCAAGGCGTCGAGATAATCGAGCCTAACCTTCTCGGACACCGTGTCGCGATGAAGCTTGTAGACCGCGATCGGCACCGCGAGATCCTTGAGCAGCGGCGGCGTGGTCGACAGCGGCAGCGCGTAGCGTCCGAGCAGGTAGCCGTTGATCGCGGCGTCGGCATCGTTCAGCGCCTGCGTCACGACCGTGCCGTCGATCGCGCCGGCCGGCGGATCGGCGCGGTCTGTCAGCTCCAGCAACATCTCGTTGCCGTAGCGCGCGACCAGGTCGGACTGGGCGGCATAGCTCATGCGCGATGGTACCGCTTGCGCAGCTCGCTCATGCCGCGCCACCCACGATAATCGACGGCTTGACCATGCCGCTGTTCGACTGGCTCGGCAGCGCATGCCAGATCATCGCGGCTGCGGCGATGGCGGCGATGACCCTGATCACGATCCTCTTCATGGCCGCCTCACTTTCCCAGCGCGGCGAGGTCCGCCTGCAGCTGCGCGGCGTCGAACCCTTCCGGCGACTTGTTCTTGGTGAGCGCTTCGAGCGAGACGTAAGCGACGCTTTCATCATTGTATTTCTGGAAGAAGCGCGGGGTCATCGCCTGCAGGCGGCCCCAGGTCACGACGTCGAGCTGCTCACGCCGCGCGACCAGCGGGATGTAGTGGCAGCCCTCGATCGACGTGCGGCTCA encodes:
- a CDS encoding gp436 family protein; protein product: MSYAAQSDLVARYGNEMLLELTDRADPPAGAIDGTVVTQALNDADAAINGYLLGRYALPLSTTPPLLKDLAVPIAVYKLHRDTVSEKVRLDYLDALKMLSQIASGAVRLAVAGIEPAASGASGVRTTDRVRPLTPENLKGFI
- a CDS encoding phage virion morphogenesis protein encodes the protein MSGALLRIDLAGQDKVVGRIAEAIGRLSDPRPMFEDIGLALVTSTHHRFDQQRAPDGSPWPPSLRVKQHGGKTLILSSRLYRSITFQASTAQVEVGTNVIYAAIHQFGGDIDQAAREAVLHFKTNKRTGRSRFAKPSKADRARKAMIGARTIHMPARPFLGLDQDDPRTITTIVENFLAAGGQLS
- a CDS encoding phage tail terminator protein, which gives rise to MTTLVDNVSTRIDAVVPALKDRIEGIADLAALIAAGALPQREVAAFVVPVGFDDRGGESATSVHTQVLEESIAVILCVKALGDAKARRALPTIEQLTGAVIAAVAGWAPDDVAGVFRVVRGRLLSAEKGLVLYQLDFALLDQLRIVL